Proteins encoded within one genomic window of Phototrophicus methaneseepsis:
- a CDS encoding YfhO family protein encodes MPRLRTYWPILPYLLIILLALLALPELAFTDRILARGDTFAYFYPYWDARQLAFQAGQLPLWTADIFMGAPLLANPQIGIFYPLNWLVTPFPAPDAVRYSVLMHIILAGIGTYILARRLAGERLPALVAALIFMLGGMLGGHLEQVNQLQGLAWLPWLILVYQEAMTQPRWGRWLLLFGIIWAIQIFTGHTQTTFMAGIAMALYGLVFSLQSKPRLRHLLIAIGVLVGGTILAALLALPQLLPTLELSGMSNRSSFDVYAVTAFSLPLHYLPRALLPSYDGQLFTEYLGYIGIIGMGLAIIGAIMPRSGHSMPRWPWLVLTILGLLLALGRYAPLYWTIGELPGFNLFRVPARWLALYTLGTAMLAAAGLQAMLHGLRPSPTVLSIVLMLLSGLMLLARFVIGTLIDPSEIVGPAVPTSVTMLGWLLALAALIFIIYMAVRLSAWQPRGRFIAKVLIVALAAGELIAAGRIMPYHNLAPREAYLSQTLTTRQLHILNEDDVVPPRVLPISMLAFDPGNRNILEARYAAWGLDERATFNALVAIKKQEMLFPNLPLTWDVPSVDGFGGGVLPTTYYTQFTSLMLPPDSFYRALDGRLGERMASAACRGLCMTDSRYLQMIDAGYLIADKTFDIPYEGVFYDTSLSMPWQAMTLRVEPTFQATEIHLLLPSGVTPPTGEIDLIGDDSEATLSLDSAETVAFEDFTLLRLQVSAPMDVRSIELDDLAIETSEAVETEEAEAEPTAAMHLYAVTLVDSRTGTYWQVPLDGWMRVLSSDIKIYERENTLGRAYMVPNVITVPDTWAGSEEAVAYIRQADFDPAQTAIIHTEAPPQTEAATTTSTTSDATSAGTATITHYEDTRVEISVTSEDGGYLILSDAYYPGWKATMDNTEMPIYRANVMFRAVEVPAGEHVIVFTFEPTMWIVAIGVGVAAWVVILVLLIGLTMSRRGIS; translated from the coding sequence ATGCCCCGTCTGCGTACATATTGGCCTATCCTCCCTTATTTGCTGATTATCCTGCTGGCGCTGTTGGCCCTGCCAGAACTCGCCTTCACAGATCGCATACTGGCACGTGGCGATACCTTCGCCTATTTCTATCCTTACTGGGATGCACGCCAGCTCGCTTTCCAGGCAGGCCAGCTCCCACTATGGACAGCCGACATCTTCATGGGGGCCCCGCTGCTGGCGAACCCACAAATCGGCATTTTCTACCCTTTGAACTGGCTCGTCACACCTTTCCCGGCGCCGGATGCGGTTCGCTACAGCGTTTTGATGCATATCATTCTGGCAGGGATCGGCACTTATATCCTGGCGAGGCGGCTCGCTGGCGAGAGGCTCCCGGCGCTGGTTGCAGCACTCATCTTTATGTTGGGGGGCATGCTAGGGGGGCATCTTGAACAGGTCAATCAGTTACAAGGATTGGCATGGTTACCCTGGTTGATCCTGGTCTATCAGGAAGCGATGACGCAGCCACGTTGGGGACGCTGGCTGTTGTTATTCGGCATCATCTGGGCCATTCAAATCTTCACAGGGCATACCCAGACGACTTTCATGGCGGGTATTGCCATGGCGCTCTATGGCCTCGTCTTCAGCCTACAAAGTAAACCCCGATTACGTCATCTTCTCATCGCGATAGGCGTCCTCGTCGGCGGCACGATTCTGGCGGCCCTGCTGGCACTACCGCAGTTGTTGCCCACGTTAGAGCTCAGCGGCATGTCTAATCGCAGCAGCTTTGATGTCTACGCTGTGACGGCGTTTTCGCTGCCGCTTCACTATCTGCCACGAGCCTTACTCCCCAGTTATGATGGTCAATTATTCACAGAATACCTGGGATACATCGGCATTATTGGTATGGGGCTAGCCATCATAGGGGCTATTATGCCGCGTTCAGGCCATTCAATGCCGCGCTGGCCCTGGCTGGTTCTCACGATTCTGGGCTTACTGCTGGCTTTAGGGCGTTATGCACCACTGTACTGGACGATTGGGGAACTACCGGGGTTCAATCTATTCCGCGTACCGGCCCGCTGGCTGGCGCTTTATACCCTGGGAACGGCGATGCTGGCTGCGGCTGGCTTGCAAGCCATGCTGCATGGATTAAGACCAAGCCCTACGGTGCTCTCAATCGTACTGATGCTGCTCAGTGGCCTGATGCTCCTGGCACGCTTCGTCATTGGCACGCTGATTGACCCCAGCGAAATTGTTGGCCCAGCTGTACCCACCAGCGTGACCATGCTCGGCTGGCTGCTGGCCCTGGCTGCGCTGATTTTCATTATTTACATGGCTGTACGCCTCAGTGCATGGCAACCACGAGGGCGATTCATAGCTAAGGTGTTGATCGTCGCTCTGGCAGCCGGAGAACTCATCGCTGCGGGGCGCATCATGCCCTACCACAATCTCGCACCGCGTGAGGCCTATCTTTCCCAAACGCTGACAACGCGCCAGCTTCATATCCTCAATGAGGACGACGTTGTTCCTCCGCGCGTGCTGCCCATTAGCATGCTCGCCTTCGACCCTGGCAACCGCAATATCTTAGAAGCGCGCTATGCAGCCTGGGGCCTGGATGAGCGCGCCACGTTTAACGCCCTTGTCGCCATCAAAAAACAAGAGATGCTGTTCCCGAACCTACCTCTAACCTGGGATGTCCCCTCAGTGGATGGCTTTGGTGGGGGTGTGCTGCCAACGACATACTACACGCAGTTCACTTCGCTGATGCTGCCGCCGGATTCTTTCTACAGGGCGCTGGATGGCCGCCTGGGTGAACGTATGGCCTCCGCAGCGTGCCGGGGGCTTTGTATGACGGACAGCCGCTATTTGCAGATGATTGATGCGGGTTATCTCATCGCAGACAAGACATTTGATATTCCCTACGAGGGGGTTTTCTACGATACGTCGCTTTCTATGCCCTGGCAGGCCATGACGCTGCGCGTTGAGCCTACCTTCCAGGCAACGGAAATACACCTCTTGCTCCCGTCGGGGGTCACACCGCCAACCGGGGAAATTGACTTAATAGGAGATGATTCCGAGGCAACACTTTCGCTAGATTCAGCAGAAACCGTCGCATTCGAAGATTTCACGCTGCTGCGATTACAGGTCAGCGCGCCGATGGATGTCAGGTCGATTGAACTTGATGACCTGGCAATCGAGACATCAGAAGCCGTTGAAACAGAAGAAGCAGAAGCGGAGCCAACAGCCGCGATGCATCTCTATGCGGTGACATTGGTTGATAGCCGCACAGGAACCTATTGGCAGGTGCCGCTTGATGGCTGGATGAGGGTACTTTCCAGCGATATTAAAATTTACGAGCGCGAAAATACCTTGGGGCGTGCTTATATGGTCCCGAACGTGATCACTGTGCCAGATACCTGGGCAGGCAGCGAAGAAGCTGTCGCATACATCCGCCAGGCTGATTTTGACCCTGCACAAACCGCAATCATCCATACAGAAGCACCTCCACAAACGGAAGCAGCGACAACGACAAGCACAACCTCAGATGCAACAAGCGCAGGGACGGCAACCATCACCCACTATGAAGATACCCGCGTCGAGATCAGCGTGACATCAGAAGATGGCGGGTATCTGATTTTGAGCGATGCTTATTACCCTGGCTGGAAAGCAACCATGGACAACACGGAGATGCCCATTTACAGGGCAAATGTGATGTTCAGGGCTGTGGAAGTCCCCGCAGGGGAGCACGTCATCGTATTCACATTTGAGCCAACGATGTGGATTGTGGCCATCGGGGTCGGCGTTGCAGCATGGGTCGTGATTCTCGTGCTGCTCATCGGCCTTACGATGAGCCGGAGGGGGATTTCTTAG
- a CDS encoding FIST signal transduction protein, translating to MMTEALHFITATTQEETTETAIQALKDQVAAHRSANDEAFDLVMLYMTTHYLPDAQTIFSTLYNEIGPVQAAVFMGCVAEGVIGPQTEYESEPAITLIAGHLNGVSLTPFALGNEEMSQYLQDPPALQEQLALPPHSKLTLVLGDPFSTPIEGVLNAFNVLYPGVPLVGGMASAALNAGGNVLFLNGLLFNEGAVGVILNGDITADVIVSQGCRPVGEPFTITEAEGNLITSIENQPPPIFIQQMYESFTEQEKALLQNGLFLGRAVRPVSQGLGRGDFLIRGVLGIDRQTHGMIVGDVLKPGETVQFHLRDAVTAGDDLEMLLIPQSFSETPAAVFLFTCNSRGTRLYEQPNGDVSRIHDAVGDAPIAGFFASGELGPIGDTNFYHGHTASMVMLRSITPA from the coding sequence ATGATGACGGAAGCCCTGCACTTTATCACTGCGACCACCCAGGAAGAAACAACCGAGACGGCGATTCAGGCGCTGAAAGATCAAGTGGCGGCCCATCGCTCCGCTAACGACGAAGCCTTTGACCTGGTGATGTTATACATGACCACGCATTATCTGCCCGATGCCCAGACGATTTTTAGCACCTTGTATAACGAGATTGGCCCCGTGCAGGCGGCGGTCTTCATGGGTTGTGTGGCGGAAGGGGTGATCGGCCCCCAGACGGAATACGAAAGTGAACCCGCGATCACGCTCATTGCGGGGCACCTAAACGGCGTCAGCCTGACGCCCTTCGCACTGGGCAATGAAGAGATGAGCCAATATTTGCAGGACCCGCCTGCACTGCAAGAGCAGTTGGCCTTACCGCCGCACTCTAAGCTGACGCTCGTCCTGGGCGATCCATTTAGCACGCCGATTGAGGGCGTCCTGAATGCGTTTAATGTGCTTTACCCCGGTGTGCCGCTGGTCGGTGGGATGGCGAGTGCCGCGCTGAATGCAGGTGGCAATGTGTTGTTCCTGAATGGCTTACTCTTTAACGAGGGGGCTGTGGGGGTCATCCTTAATGGCGATATCACCGCGGATGTCATCGTCTCGCAGGGGTGCCGCCCGGTAGGCGAGCCATTTACCATCACAGAGGCCGAAGGCAACCTCATCACCAGCATTGAAAATCAGCCCCCGCCGATTTTCATCCAGCAGATGTATGAATCCTTTACGGAACAAGAAAAGGCGCTCCTGCAAAATGGGCTCTTCCTGGGGCGGGCTGTACGACCTGTTTCCCAGGGATTGGGTCGTGGGGATTTCCTCATCCGGGGTGTGCTGGGGATTGATCGACAAACCCATGGCATGATCGTCGGGGATGTGCTCAAACCAGGTGAGACAGTGCAGTTCCATTTGCGCGATGCTGTGACAGCAGGTGATGACCTGGAAATGCTCTTAATTCCGCAGAGCTTTAGCGAGACGCCCGCCGCTGTCTTCCTCTTTACCTGTAACAGCCGGGGTACGCGCCTCTATGAACAGCCCAATGGGGATGTGTCGCGCATTCACGATGCCGTAGGTGATGCACCCATTGCTGGGTTCTTCGCCAGTGGGGAGCTTGGCCCTATCGGTGATACCAACTTCTACCATGGGCACACAGCTAGTATGGTTATGCTGCGTTCTATCACCCCCGCATAA
- a CDS encoding TIGR03557 family F420-dependent LLM class oxidoreductase produces MVSVGFVLSHEQFPAPRLLDLGVQAEEAGFDMVWTSDHFHPWMHNQGHSGQAWVTLAALGQRLKRIPMGTGVTCPTYRYHPAIVAQAFASLGVLYPGRVFLGVGSGEAINEEAVTNTWGDYDERSERLKEAITLIRQLWTGNWTNYNGDYYETKDVRLYDIPEQGIPIFVAAGGESSMELAGMHGDGLITDAEAASTDKLRDAFSTGARAAAKRPEQMPICSESFVFVGDAKEADHAAKLWRFIVHSWDKYVENPDPRAILEDAKKNIALDEVKKQWVIGSDPQTHIESIEKQAEAGVTHIFIHSGQEDQESVIDFYAKEVLPNVNHELMEPSKHLVHEMQVTS; encoded by the coding sequence ATGGTTTCCGTTGGTTTCGTACTTTCACATGAACAATTCCCGGCACCTCGTTTACTGGACCTGGGCGTACAGGCAGAAGAAGCCGGTTTCGATATGGTCTGGACGAGCGACCACTTCCACCCCTGGATGCATAATCAGGGCCATAGTGGGCAGGCATGGGTGACCTTAGCCGCACTCGGCCAACGTCTGAAGCGCATTCCCATGGGTACCGGCGTAACCTGCCCGACTTATCGTTATCACCCTGCTATTGTGGCGCAGGCCTTCGCTTCATTAGGCGTACTGTATCCTGGGCGCGTCTTCCTGGGCGTTGGCTCCGGCGAAGCCATCAACGAAGAAGCTGTTACCAACACCTGGGGCGACTATGACGAACGCTCCGAGCGCCTTAAAGAAGCTATTACGCTCATTCGCCAGTTATGGACAGGCAACTGGACGAACTACAATGGCGACTATTACGAGACGAAAGACGTCCGCCTCTATGACATCCCTGAACAAGGCATCCCGATCTTCGTAGCCGCAGGTGGCGAAAGCAGCATGGAATTAGCAGGGATGCACGGCGATGGCCTCATCACCGACGCCGAAGCCGCCTCTACGGATAAACTGCGCGATGCCTTCTCTACAGGGGCACGTGCAGCAGCCAAACGCCCGGAGCAAATGCCGATTTGTTCGGAGAGCTTCGTCTTTGTGGGCGATGCTAAAGAAGCGGATCACGCCGCTAAACTCTGGCGCTTTATCGTGCATTCGTGGGATAAATACGTAGAAAACCCGGACCCGCGTGCCATCCTCGAAGATGCAAAGAAAAATATCGCGCTTGATGAAGTCAAAAAGCAGTGGGTTATTGGCTCAGACCCGCAGACACATATCGAGAGCATCGAAAAACAAGCAGAAGCTGGCGTGACGCACATCTTCATCCATTCCGGCCAGGAAGACCAGGAAAGCGTCATTGATTTCTATGCGAAAGAAGTGCTGCCAAATGTGAATCATGAACTGATGGAACCGAGTAAGCACCTCGTGCATGAGATGCAAGTGACCAGCTAA
- a CDS encoding MATE family efflux transporter, translating to MQAPEMHPFHQRPNRTLIALSFPVLFSLIAEPLTGLIDTAFVKVLGSGAMSALGAGTVALTSLFWVFNFLMIGTQTEVAHALGKGKQERAIKVMSLSLVLAVLFGLLLTAILVPFATQAATLMGAEDAVATAAADYIRLRALGAPAVLLMSVGFGAMRGKQDMRTPLYIAVAVNVLNILLDIVLIFGAGPIPALGISGSALASTLAQYVGAIWAVFVVVRGLGFTWQFRFSDATDLLKVGRDLFFRTGLLMTFTLIATRVATQIGPDSGAAHAAIRQVWLFSSLIMEAFATTAQSLVGYFLGSMDVVTARRVARYVVWWSLGTGFVAIVFMLLITPIVIDLLVPAAAIAVFMPAWLVSSLSQPLNALAFITDGIHWGTSDYKYLRNGMFAATCSGVIALLLIDTTQPDSLIWVWFATSLWMTVRAIFGVGRIWPGIGDNPLRLGKA from the coding sequence ATGCAAGCACCAGAAATGCATCCTTTTCACCAGCGACCCAACCGTACGCTGATTGCCCTCTCCTTCCCGGTCTTATTTTCGCTCATCGCTGAGCCGCTCACGGGGCTGATTGATACCGCCTTCGTCAAGGTGCTGGGTTCCGGGGCGATGTCTGCACTGGGTGCCGGGACTGTCGCGCTGACCTCCTTATTCTGGGTGTTTAACTTCCTGATGATCGGCACGCAGACGGAAGTCGCCCATGCATTGGGCAAAGGGAAGCAGGAACGTGCGATCAAGGTGATGAGCCTCTCGCTGGTGTTGGCCGTGCTCTTCGGCCTGTTGTTGACGGCTATACTCGTACCGTTTGCTACCCAGGCTGCGACCTTGATGGGGGCGGAAGATGCTGTTGCCACAGCCGCCGCAGATTATATCCGGCTGCGGGCGCTGGGTGCTCCGGCGGTTCTGTTGATGTCCGTCGGGTTTGGGGCCATGCGTGGCAAACAGGATATGCGGACGCCGCTCTATATTGCTGTGGCTGTCAACGTGCTGAACATCCTGCTCGATATCGTGCTGATTTTCGGCGCTGGTCCCATCCCGGCATTGGGTATTTCTGGCTCCGCCCTGGCGAGTACGCTAGCACAATATGTGGGTGCCATCTGGGCTGTGTTCGTTGTCGTGCGCGGCCTGGGCTTTACATGGCAGTTTCGCTTCAGCGATGCGACGGACCTGCTCAAAGTCGGGCGTGATCTGTTTTTCCGTACGGGGTTGCTGATGACTTTTACGTTGATCGCTACGCGTGTTGCGACCCAGATTGGCCCGGATAGCGGCGCGGCCCATGCGGCCATCCGGCAGGTGTGGCTGTTCAGTTCGTTGATTATGGAAGCCTTCGCTACGACAGCACAAAGTTTGGTGGGTTATTTCCTGGGTTCAATGGATGTGGTAACGGCGCGGCGGGTAGCGCGTTATGTGGTGTGGTGGAGCCTGGGGACGGGCTTTGTGGCGATTGTCTTCATGCTGCTCATCACACCGATCGTGATTGATTTGCTGGTGCCTGCTGCGGCTATTGCTGTCTTCATGCCTGCATGGCTTGTTTCCTCTTTATCGCAGCCTTTGAATGCGCTGGCCTTCATCACAGATGGGATTCACTGGGGCACCAGCGATTATAAATACCTGCGCAATGGGATGTTCGCGGCGACATGCAGCGGCGTCATCGCGCTGCTGTTGATTGATACCACACAGCCGGATAGCCTCATCTGGGTGTGGTTTGCAACCTCATTATGGATGACTGTTCGGGCCATATTTGGTGTTGGGCGCATCTGGCCGGGGATTGGGGATAACCCTCTGCGTTTGGGCAAGGCTTAA
- a CDS encoding phosphotransferase family protein — translation MSIRPQLEETALHRLLKRHFVMVTRLQPLSLGQTAQVYRLDADGRGYILRISTASIVDRFRKERFVGERFGAAMLPVPAIIHIGEYEGFEYAISIEAAGHALEIIPREAVHPFIPAIMAISDAMCRADVAHTQGYGWFDPEGNGSSDHWADHFLHLTHEDPPDSFYGSWHSLFQTTFLEEDVFQRFLAVMMALLEYCPDERYLVHGNFSLPNLIGQQGHITGVVDWADARFGDFLYDVASLALWYPMLSFPEHFRAHYQHLGLTVSHFEQRLLCYQLYIGLDALRFFAKIGDEKMYRWVKARMDSLL, via the coding sequence ATGAGCATCCGCCCTCAGCTAGAAGAAACAGCCCTGCATCGGCTGTTAAAACGGCATTTTGTGATGGTAACGCGCTTGCAGCCGCTCAGCCTGGGGCAAACGGCGCAGGTTTATCGCCTTGATGCAGATGGGCGTGGTTATATTTTGCGCATCAGCACCGCCAGCATTGTCGATCGCTTTCGTAAGGAGCGCTTTGTTGGGGAGCGGTTTGGTGCTGCGATGCTGCCCGTACCCGCGATCATCCACATTGGCGAGTATGAAGGCTTTGAATATGCCATCTCAATAGAGGCGGCAGGCCACGCTCTGGAGATTATCCCGCGCGAAGCCGTGCACCCGTTTATCCCGGCTATCATGGCGATCAGCGATGCCATGTGCCGCGCAGATGTGGCTCATACCCAGGGGTATGGCTGGTTCGACCCGGAAGGCAACGGCTCATCTGACCATTGGGCAGACCATTTCTTGCATCTCACCCATGAAGACCCGCCCGATAGCTTTTACGGTTCTTGGCACAGCCTCTTCCAGACGACGTTTTTGGAGGAAGATGTCTTCCAGCGGTTTTTGGCGGTGATGATGGCATTGCTAGAGTATTGCCCGGATGAGCGTTACCTGGTACATGGCAACTTCAGCCTTCCGAACTTGATCGGCCAGCAGGGACACATCACGGGTGTTGTTGATTGGGCGGATGCACGCTTTGGGGATTTTCTCTATGATGTGGCATCGCTCGCGCTGTGGTACCCGATGTTGAGCTTCCCGGAGCATTTCAGGGCACATTATCAGCACCTGGGCCTGACTGTATCGCATTTTGAGCAGCGGCTGTTATGCTACCAACTCTACATCGGGCTGGACGCACTGCGTTTTTTTGCCAAGATCGGGGACGAAAAGATGTATCGTTGGGTCAAGGCACGTATGGACAGCCTCCTCTGA
- the sppA gene encoding signal peptide peptidase SppA → MSKENQANDPMEEVGRMVQWGIHSLINWQRSQNTAPIDYIQFNLPPEMPTMPINRNPILERIQGKAPISLMELEKAFERIALDKRPKGVLLYLQGAPGALAELQMLRDSIKRLRERGKRVICYAKSYDLRTYYVASAADEILLQPGGDVSTLGLVQQQVFLKNALDSIGMEVDVVAITPYKSAADQFSRTEPSEESRAMTNWLLDSSYSQVVAGIAEGRGISEAAVHEMIDNAPYIDLMALENGYIDGISNEEGLQAHLGVKEIVLWDKADGMLLTKWLNVAGKYVAVLHLQGTIVDGESLDPPVDVPLPLVGGPRIGDVTTVQQIRNLMKDDRAAAVVIAIDSPGGSATASEAISSALDELAKDRPVVVYMHNVAASGGYYIATPADYIIAQPGTITGSIGVIFAKFITSGTLKKLRFNEEIYKRGDNADIMASSTPFTEEQREKMRNSVERIYEQFLGRVADARKMKTASIDAIGGGRVWTGQQAKENGLVDELGGLYEAIEKARELAKLSDEAPAMLVSRKTKPMPAQLAEQANPAAALNYWRGGLNNLFGGRTLMLMPFDIKING, encoded by the coding sequence ATGAGCAAAGAGAACCAAGCCAATGATCCCATGGAAGAAGTGGGCCGCATGGTGCAGTGGGGCATACACAGCCTCATCAACTGGCAGCGCAGCCAGAATACTGCTCCCATAGATTACATTCAATTCAACTTACCGCCAGAAATGCCGACGATGCCGATCAATCGCAATCCCATTCTGGAACGCATCCAGGGGAAAGCGCCGATTAGCCTGATGGAGCTGGAAAAAGCTTTTGAGCGCATCGCCCTCGATAAACGCCCCAAGGGTGTGCTGTTGTATTTACAGGGTGCACCCGGCGCGCTGGCGGAGCTGCAAATGCTGCGCGATAGCATCAAACGCCTGCGGGAACGCGGCAAACGCGTCATCTGCTATGCCAAAAGTTATGACCTGCGGACGTATTATGTAGCCAGTGCCGCGGATGAAATCCTCCTGCAGCCGGGTGGCGATGTCTCTACCCTGGGCCTGGTGCAGCAGCAGGTCTTCCTGAAGAATGCGCTGGATAGCATCGGTATGGAAGTCGATGTGGTTGCTATCACACCCTACAAGAGCGCCGCAGATCAGTTCAGCCGCACAGAACCCAGTGAAGAATCCCGCGCGATGACCAACTGGCTGCTGGATTCCTCCTATTCGCAGGTGGTTGCCGGTATTGCAGAAGGTCGCGGCATCAGCGAAGCCGCCGTCCATGAGATGATTGATAACGCACCCTATATCGACCTGATGGCGCTTGAAAACGGCTACATCGACGGTATCAGCAACGAAGAAGGCCTGCAAGCACACTTAGGCGTTAAGGAAATTGTGCTGTGGGATAAAGCGGATGGGATGTTGCTGACCAAGTGGCTGAACGTTGCTGGTAAGTATGTGGCAGTGCTGCATCTACAAGGCACCATCGTTGATGGCGAAAGCCTCGACCCGCCCGTAGATGTCCCCTTACCACTCGTCGGCGGCCCACGTATCGGTGATGTGACGACCGTCCAGCAAATTCGCAACCTGATGAAAGATGATCGTGCGGCGGCTGTCGTCATCGCCATTGATAGCCCAGGCGGCTCGGCGACGGCTTCAGAGGCGATTTCTTCCGCATTGGACGAACTCGCAAAAGATCGCCCGGTGGTAGTTTACATGCACAACGTCGCGGCCTCCGGCGGTTATTACATCGCCACGCCTGCAGATTACATCATCGCCCAACCGGGCACGATTACAGGCTCCATTGGCGTCATCTTCGCCAAATTCATCACATCAGGCACCCTGAAGAAGCTGCGCTTCAACGAAGAGATTTATAAACGCGGTGACAATGCCGATATTATGGCGAGTTCGACCCCCTTCACAGAAGAACAGCGCGAGAAGATGCGCAACAGTGTGGAACGCATTTATGAGCAATTCCTGGGCCGCGTGGCCGATGCTCGGAAGATGAAGACTGCATCAATCGACGCTATTGGTGGGGGCCGCGTCTGGACCGGGCAGCAGGCTAAAGAAAATGGCCTTGTCGATGAACTCGGCGGCCTGTACGAAGCCATCGAGAAAGCGCGCGAACTCGCCAAACTGAGCGACGAAGCGCCGGCAATGCTCGTCAGTCGTAAGACCAAGCCGATGCCAGCCCAACTGGCAGAACAGGCGAACCCGGCAGCCGCGCTCAATTATTGGCGTGGTGGGCTCAACAACCTGTTTGGCGGGCGTACGCTGATGCTCATGCCGTTCGACATCAAAATCAACGGGTAA
- a CDS encoding YveK family protein, whose amino-acid sequence MNLVEYGYILLRRGWIMILLAVVAAAAAYVLSQQMTPVYRSTQVVLMIPSRSDWGLTQAAGSNLENRVAYLNSDLIAADVIQALALDMTPGELRAATTITPQQGNLTIRIDVDMEAPDDQTAAELINPISHEWGQQLIQWQNALNQEAERTDRIRAEFQDNPQLSKLSPNVMINTAIGGVGGFLLGAVIVFLLEFLEANMVRRREDVERMTDLRVLATVPAE is encoded by the coding sequence ATGAACCTGGTCGAATATGGTTACATCTTATTGCGCCGTGGCTGGATTATGATCCTGCTAGCCGTGGTTGCCGCCGCAGCCGCCTATGTCCTCAGCCAGCAAATGACACCCGTGTATCGCAGCACACAGGTTGTGTTGATGATCCCGTCGCGCAGTGACTGGGGCCTGACACAAGCGGCTGGCTCTAACCTGGAAAACCGCGTCGCTTATCTCAACAGCGATCTGATTGCGGCTGATGTCATCCAGGCGCTGGCGCTGGATATGACGCCCGGTGAACTGCGCGCTGCCACGACGATTACGCCGCAGCAAGGCAACCTGACCATCCGCATTGATGTGGACATGGAAGCGCCAGATGACCAGACCGCTGCCGAACTCATCAACCCGATCTCCCATGAATGGGGGCAGCAGCTCATCCAATGGCAGAATGCGCTCAATCAAGAAGCAGAGCGCACCGACCGCATCCGTGCTGAGTTCCAGGACAACCCGCAGTTAAGCAAGTTAAGCCCCAATGTGATGATCAACACCGCGATTGGTGGCGTCGGGGGCTTCTTGTTGGGTGCTGTGATTGTCTTCCTGCTGGAATTTTTGGAAGCCAATATGGTCCGCCGCCGCGAAGATGTCGAACGTATGACAGATCTGCGCGTCCTGGCGACAGTCCCGGCAGAATAA